In Balneolales bacterium ANBcel1, one genomic interval encodes:
- a CDS encoding vitamin B12-dependent ribonucleotide reductase codes for MKIHAHFTKKLQNDPYGDIHFESRKSEIRNPDGSIVFLLENVQVPSGWSQVSTDIIAQKYFRKAGVPVRLKKVKEKGVPVWLQRSEEDSAAMKELKPEERYGPETDSRQVFDRLSGAWTYWGWKHGYFDEETDARTFYNEMRYMLAHQMAAPNSPQWFNTGLHWAYGINGPAQGHYYVDAGTGKVHKSKDAYSRPQPHACFIQSVNDDLVNEGGIMDLWTREARLFKYGSGTGTNFSDIRGDSESLSGGGKSSGLMSFLKIGDRAAGAIKSGGTTRRAAKMVTLDMDHPDIEEYINWKVREEQKVASIVAGSKICEKHLRNVIRLCHEPVVIEGREYNGKVSRDPQKNKRLRKEILEARRNNVSVNYIERVIQLAAQGYKDIVFESYDTDWNSEAYNTVSGQNSNNSIRVPNDFMKALKNNEDWHLYGRVERKKAAAEGRKPEPMKTLSARELWDQVSYAAWSCADPGTQYHDTINEWHTCPEDGPIKASNPCSEYMFLDDTACNLASLNLMKFYDEKRQQFLVDDFRFASRLWTVVLEISVLMAQFPSERIAELSYKFRTLGLGYANIGSLLMVNGIPYDSREANAICGAITAIMHMSSYATSGEMAAELGAFPGYEKNREHMLRVLRNHRRAAYNADESEYEELTIKPTGIDERYCPEYLLKAARQDADRAVALGEKHGYRNAQVTVIAPTGTIGLVMDCDTTGIEPDFALVKFKKLAGGGYFKIINQCVPQALRKLGYDNKSIEEIVRYAKGRGSLKGCPTVTHERLAEAGFTDDKIEAVEKALPSSFDIKFAFNHWTLGESFCKNVLGIGDNELADPGFDMLRHLGFTRREIEQANDYVCGTMTVEGAPHLKEEHLPVFDCANKCGRTGTRYITAEGHINMMAAAQPFISGAISKTINLPNEATVDDIQRVYEQSWEKMLKANALYRDGSKLSQPLNAMADIMDELEEEDEQETLQPELLQQQDQVVKTAEKIIHKYVTGRERLPHRRAGYTQKCKIGGQSVYLRTGEYENGQLGEIFIDMHREGAAFRSLTNCFAIAISLGLQHGVPLEEYVDAFVFTKFDPSGTVIGNPHIKMTTSVIDYIFRELAVTYLGREDLAHVGSEHIEKRSLKPVDDTPGNEPNTSPKTADSDSFHSPSETGSAKSELHTGHPTVEETTPGPVSVSGHSGDAASGGTSQPRSRRSDQMDRAREMGFTGDICSDCGSLTMVRNGTCLKCTTCGSTTGCS; via the coding sequence ATGAAGATCCATGCCCACTTCACAAAAAAACTGCAGAATGATCCCTACGGGGATATCCACTTTGAATCCAGGAAATCAGAAATCCGGAATCCGGATGGCTCGATCGTTTTTTTGCTGGAAAATGTGCAGGTGCCGTCGGGTTGGTCACAGGTATCCACAGATATCATAGCGCAGAAATATTTTCGCAAGGCCGGGGTGCCGGTCAGGTTGAAGAAAGTAAAAGAAAAGGGTGTCCCGGTTTGGCTGCAGCGTTCGGAAGAGGACAGCGCTGCCATGAAGGAGTTAAAGCCGGAGGAGCGGTACGGACCGGAGACCGACAGCCGACAGGTATTTGACCGACTGTCGGGAGCATGGACCTACTGGGGATGGAAACACGGCTATTTTGATGAAGAGACCGATGCCCGGACTTTTTACAATGAAATGAGGTACATGCTGGCGCATCAGATGGCTGCGCCTAACAGTCCACAGTGGTTCAACACCGGCCTCCACTGGGCGTATGGAATCAATGGGCCTGCCCAGGGACATTATTATGTCGATGCCGGCACGGGCAAGGTACATAAATCCAAAGACGCCTATTCCCGTCCACAGCCTCATGCCTGTTTTATCCAGAGTGTGAACGACGATCTCGTCAACGAAGGGGGCATCATGGATCTATGGACCCGTGAGGCGCGTCTCTTTAAATACGGGTCGGGAACCGGGACCAACTTCTCCGACATCCGGGGCGACAGCGAGTCACTCAGCGGTGGCGGCAAGTCATCCGGCCTCATGAGTTTTCTGAAAATCGGCGACCGGGCCGCCGGCGCCATCAAATCCGGGGGGACCACCCGCCGGGCCGCCAAGATGGTGACGCTCGATATGGATCATCCGGACATCGAGGAATACATCAACTGGAAGGTCAGGGAAGAGCAAAAGGTCGCTTCCATCGTTGCCGGTTCGAAGATCTGCGAAAAGCATCTCCGCAATGTGATCCGGCTCTGCCATGAGCCGGTCGTAATCGAAGGCCGTGAATACAACGGAAAGGTGAGCCGGGATCCGCAAAAGAACAAGAGGCTCCGCAAGGAGATTCTGGAGGCCAGACGCAATAATGTATCTGTCAATTATATCGAACGGGTCATTCAGCTTGCGGCGCAGGGGTACAAGGATATCGTCTTTGAATCGTACGACACGGACTGGAATTCCGAGGCCTACAATACGGTAAGCGGACAAAATTCCAACAATTCCATCCGTGTTCCAAACGACTTCATGAAAGCGTTGAAAAACAACGAGGACTGGCATCTGTATGGCCGGGTGGAACGCAAAAAGGCAGCTGCCGAGGGACGCAAGCCGGAACCGATGAAAACCCTCAGCGCCCGCGAGCTCTGGGATCAGGTTTCGTATGCGGCGTGGTCCTGTGCGGATCCGGGGACGCAGTACCATGACACCATCAACGAATGGCATACCTGCCCGGAAGACGGTCCGATCAAAGCCAGCAATCCGTGTTCCGAGTACATGTTTCTGGATGACACGGCCTGCAACCTGGCCTCTCTCAACCTCATGAAGTTTTATGATGAGAAGCGTCAGCAGTTCCTGGTGGATGATTTCCGCTTTGCTTCGCGGTTGTGGACGGTGGTGCTGGAAATATCCGTTCTGATGGCGCAGTTTCCGTCGGAGCGTATTGCCGAGTTGTCTTACAAGTTTCGTACCCTTGGTCTGGGATACGCCAATATCGGTTCATTGCTGATGGTAAACGGCATTCCGTATGACAGCAGGGAAGCCAATGCGATCTGTGGCGCAATCACTGCGATCATGCACATGAGCTCCTATGCTACCAGTGGCGAAATGGCGGCAGAGCTTGGGGCGTTTCCCGGTTACGAAAAGAACCGGGAGCACATGCTTCGTGTGCTTCGCAACCACCGCAGAGCCGCCTACAATGCCGATGAATCGGAGTATGAGGAGCTCACCATCAAGCCGACGGGAATAGATGAGCGCTACTGTCCCGAGTATTTGCTTAAAGCCGCCCGGCAGGATGCCGACAGAGCGGTGGCCCTTGGCGAAAAACACGGATATCGGAATGCGCAGGTCACCGTTATCGCGCCGACAGGGACCATCGGCCTGGTGATGGATTGCGACACGACCGGCATCGAGCCCGATTTTGCATTGGTCAAGTTCAAGAAGCTGGCCGGTGGAGGATATTTCAAGATCATCAACCAGTGTGTTCCGCAGGCACTCCGCAAGCTGGGATACGATAATAAGAGCATCGAAGAGATTGTCCGGTATGCCAAAGGGCGCGGCTCTCTCAAGGGATGTCCCACGGTCACGCACGAGCGGCTTGCGGAGGCGGGTTTCACCGACGACAAGATCGAGGCGGTGGAAAAGGCGCTTCCCTCCAGTTTTGATATCAAATTCGCGTTCAATCACTGGACACTTGGTGAGTCTTTCTGCAAAAACGTGCTGGGCATCGGCGACAATGAACTTGCCGACCCGGGGTTTGATATGCTCCGGCATCTCGGATTCACCCGCAGGGAAATTGAGCAGGCGAACGATTATGTGTGTGGTACGATGACAGTGGAAGGTGCTCCTCACCTGAAGGAGGAACACTTGCCGGTATTTGACTGCGCCAATAAATGCGGCCGGACCGGAACCCGGTATATTACGGCCGAAGGCCATATTAATATGATGGCAGCGGCACAGCCGTTCATATCCGGGGCCATATCAAAGACGATTAACCTGCCCAACGAGGCGACGGTTGATGATATTCAGAGAGTTTATGAGCAGTCGTGGGAAAAAATGCTCAAGGCCAACGCACTCTACCGCGACGGATCAAAACTCAGCCAGCCGCTGAATGCCATGGCCGATATCATGGATGAGCTGGAAGAAGAGGATGAACAGGAGACATTGCAGCCGGAGTTGCTGCAGCAGCAGGATCAGGTGGTCAAGACGGCCGAAAAGATCATCCACAAATATGTTACCGGAAGGGAGCGTCTGCCCCACAGGAGGGCCGGCTATACCCAGAAATGCAAAATAGGGGGCCAATCGGTGTATCTTCGTACCGGAGAGTACGAAAACGGACAGCTGGGAGAAATTTTTATCGATATGCACCGGGAAGGTGCCGCTTTCCGAAGCCTGACCAACTGTTTCGCAATAGCCATCTCTCTGGGGCTCCAGCATGGAGTTCCGCTGGAGGAATATGTCGATGCCTTTGTGTTCACCAAGTTTGATCCCAGCGGTACTGTTATCGGCAACCCCCATATCAAGATGACAACCTCGGTCATAGACTATATCTTCAGGGAACTTGCGGTTACCTATCTGGGCAGGGAGGACCTTGCGCATGTCGGATCCGAGCACATCGAAAAGCGTTCACTCAAACCGGTTGATGACACTCCAGGCAATGAACCGAATACATCACCAAAAACTGCAGATTCCGATTCATTCCACAGTCCTTCTGAAACCGGCAGTGCGAAATCGGAGTTGCATACAGGTCATCCGACCGTGGAGGAGACCACACCGGGTCCGGTCTCTGTCTCCGGACATTCAGGTGATGCAGCAAGCGGTGGCACGTCACAGCCGCGTTCCCGACGTTCAGATCAAATGGACAGGGCCAGAGAGATGGGATTTACCGGTGATATCTGTTCGGATTGCGGCAGCCTGACGATGGTTCGGAACGGAACCTGTCTGAAATGCACTACTTGCGGCTCCACAACGGGTTGCTCATGA
- a CDS encoding response regulator has translation MNLIAYSYSTGNGVQPAKRKQRESEHHPLARKIKALHIEDDDEIRFLVKAFLKNLVDVDPAADGDEAITNSTNNKYDLIITDINLGAGIDGIEAAREIRNIGYYRNVPIIAATANGTSEVRNQCLEAGMDAFLLKPFMKRDLINTVEQVMENRMS, from the coding sequence ATGAATCTGATTGCATATTCGTATTCGACTGGAAACGGAGTGCAGCCCGCAAAGAGAAAACAGAGAGAGTCGGAACATCATCCCCTGGCTCGGAAAATCAAGGCATTGCACATAGAAGACGATGACGAGATTCGTTTTCTGGTTAAAGCTTTTTTAAAAAATCTCGTGGATGTGGATCCTGCCGCGGATGGGGATGAAGCGATCACCAATTCCACAAATAATAAATACGACCTGATTATAACGGATATAAATCTTGGCGCCGGTATCGACGGGATCGAAGCAGCCAGGGAAATCAGAAACATAGGCTACTACCGGAATGTGCCGATCATCGCGGCCACCGCAAATGGCACTTCCGAAGTGAGAAATCAGTGTTTGGAAGCAGGAATGGATGCCTTTCTGCTCAAACCATTCATGAAAAGAGACCTGATCAATACCGTTGAACAGGTAATGGAAAACAGAATGTCATAA
- a CDS encoding CHAT domain-containing protein: MSANKIIERVRHTTDLQSGHMFFDSFYAGIFNLLIKQLTEHNRHEEALFWMDEVKNLSSFAFFNNPALKSSILTESELTHDYALRNRIERLRSEMIHAEGQRRYELNNQLVEATSQQNMLRRKVLQHIDLEPFNFAKIRRQLRRSDIILYFSLFEDDLYASTITSGSFDIHHIPFSEQELERVDKLVESLSGDRIRLKELEWFRSKVIDVLNIDDRHSNYYVIPDGFLYHIPLEILPLNSVSGDYSYGEATYLIEHASVSYANSLKDLEAAFDHTPATAHSLDFLGFGISHFEGQESRLMTGRNLPPLPLAEREVTEISNRLDRLTNNVYHHSQTSTKNAFRNYSGKSRILHLASHSEVFETDPLYSPIYMSPERPESNPEGNAESGLIYAYELFGMDLSNEMVMLNSCESGSGNYIQGSGIVGFSRAFNYAGVKSLVMNLWTIRDQSAYELSVSFYANLNEGMEKSEAMRQAKIAYMNSANSNPSYWGSFVIYGSNDPVVKSFNFWLAGIALFAIGLLTLLLTWIRLPGIHSRH, from the coding sequence ATGAGTGCCAATAAAATAATCGAACGAGTTCGACATACTACCGACCTGCAGTCGGGCCACATGTTTTTCGATTCGTTCTATGCCGGAATTTTCAATTTACTTATAAAACAACTCACAGAGCACAACCGGCATGAAGAGGCCCTTTTCTGGATGGACGAGGTTAAAAATCTCAGCTCTTTCGCCTTTTTCAACAATCCCGCGCTTAAGTCCTCGATTCTTACGGAAAGCGAGCTTACCCACGACTACGCCCTGCGCAACCGCATCGAACGGCTGCGCTCGGAAATGATCCATGCCGAAGGACAACGGCGCTATGAGCTCAACAATCAACTCGTAGAAGCGACCTCACAACAGAATATGCTTCGAAGAAAGGTTCTCCAGCACATTGACCTGGAGCCGTTCAACTTCGCAAAAATCCGCCGGCAGCTGCGCCGCTCCGACATCATTCTCTATTTCAGTCTGTTTGAAGATGATCTGTACGCCTCTACCATCACCTCCGGTTCATTCGATATTCATCATATACCCTTTTCAGAGCAGGAGCTCGAGCGTGTGGACAAGCTGGTGGAGAGCCTGTCAGGTGACCGTATACGACTGAAGGAGCTGGAATGGTTCCGAAGCAAGGTGATTGATGTCCTGAATATTGATGACAGACACAGTAATTACTACGTTATCCCGGACGGATTTCTCTACCACATTCCGCTTGAAATACTGCCACTTAACAGCGTGTCAGGCGACTACAGCTATGGAGAGGCAACCTATTTGATAGAACATGCATCGGTTTCCTATGCCAACTCCCTGAAGGATCTTGAGGCGGCATTCGACCATACTCCGGCAACTGCCCACAGCCTCGATTTTCTCGGATTCGGAATTTCCCATTTCGAGGGCCAGGAAAGCCGGTTGATGACAGGTCGCAACCTCCCCCCGTTGCCGCTCGCTGAACGGGAAGTTACCGAAATTTCAAACCGCCTGGACCGCCTTACCAATAATGTCTATCACCACTCACAGACAAGCACCAAAAATGCCTTCAGGAACTACTCCGGCAAAAGCCGAATTCTCCACCTGGCTTCTCACAGCGAAGTATTTGAAACCGATCCGCTCTACTCTCCAATCTATATGAGTCCGGAGAGGCCGGAAAGTAACCCCGAGGGCAATGCCGAAAGCGGACTCATTTACGCCTATGAACTTTTTGGCATGGATCTTTCCAACGAGATGGTTATGCTGAATTCCTGTGAATCCGGCTCCGGCAATTATATTCAGGGGAGTGGTATCGTCGGATTCAGCCGGGCATTCAACTATGCCGGTGTAAAAAGTCTGGTCATGAATCTCTGGACAATTCGCGACCAATCCGCCTACGAACTTTCGGTCTCGTTTTATGCCAATCTCAATGAGGGAATGGAAAAAAGCGAAGCCATGAGGCAGGCAAAAATCGCCTACATGAACAGTGCAAACAGCAACCCGTCATATTGGGGGTCTTTTGTCATCTATGGAAGCAACGATCCTGTTGTCAAGTCATTCAACTTCTGGCTTGCGGGTATAGCTCTTTTTGCCATCGGACTGCTGACGCTCTTGCTCACCTGGATCAGGCTTCCCGGCATCCATTCCAGGCACTGA